In a single window of the Antennarius striatus isolate MH-2024 chromosome 3, ASM4005453v1, whole genome shotgun sequence genome:
- the rnf214 gene encoding RING finger protein 214, whose product MDASWETISMASEGEDKIQHLTQDDDLELQLAAMTVEDLLQKVQAVQTDSMTNTLGVNTDPNWESQVAAMCEYTSNLTERYNGLMKKHDEDEVAHEKLKKQLEKKKEDAFCKHQALLDKVESVRVKLQLNNSKGTKKNFLAKKQEMTSEKNKAEEERNRLTKELEENERKLMALTVEQNEEQRAWQEELDELRQQMERVRKEAKDAELQALQDEIAAVEKQRDVAMDRIETWLKEVGQYLNALRTEFPQHYLQERQKWEKKEGLVRRNQADLLSRFQEVLQQLQLGRELESLPRINVPSLPQVSMADLIFNRVIQSLPPPSFMSPPHPNPMNRNLPPQRHPNFYQNQQQPPHHPQLYQCYHHAPPNLHFQPPFQTQHQVQLRLPPQHPPQHQPQPHMRASLTVTPLASLSPSPPFQPIHPVAPSTPPPATAPTTTNPTAATGKLDKFLDKLGTRFPQCSRAQLTMLLQQVKSSRGMLAGMLMEEVIEQVGLKLAENQASALRPISRPTPAPTDLIHRLTPPLQKAAAGGGGQAVGPRKLCLMCQNHVDPESHHPLSCSHIIHKDCIKMWLQSSKNNSCPFCMSRNDSVQN is encoded by the exons ATGGACGCTAGCTGGGAGACCATTAGCATGGCCTCAGAGGGAGAGGATAAAATCCAGCATTTAACACAGGACGATGACCTGGAGCTACAGTTAGCAGCCATGACGGTGGAAG ACCTGCTGCAGAAGGTTCAGGCTGTACAGACGGACAGCATGACAAACACGTTGGGCGTCAACACAGACCCCAACTGGGAAAGTCAGGTGGCGGCCATGTGTGAGTACACCTCCAACCTGACAGAGCGGTACAACGGTCTGATGAAGAAGCACGACGAAGATGAGGTGGCACATGAGAAACTCAAAAAGCaactggagaagaagaaggaagatgCCTTCTGCAAGCACCAG GCTCTTCTGGACAAAGTGGAGTCTGTTAGAGTTAAACTGCAGCTGAACAACTCTAAAGGTACCAAAAAGAACTTCTTAGCCAAGAAACAAGAAATGACATCAGAGAAGAacaaagcagaggaggagaggaacag GCTAACCaaggagctggaagagaatGAGAGGAAGCTAATGGCTCTCACGGTGGAGCAGAACGAGGAGCAGCGGGCCTggcaggaggagctggacgagcTGAGACAGCAGATGGAGCGAGTGAGGAAGGAGGCGAAGGACGCTGAGCTGCAGGCCCTGCAAGATGAGATTGCTGCTGTGGAAAAGCAGAGAGACGTAGCCATGGATCGCATTGAAACCTGGCTAAAAGAG GTGGGACAGTACCTGAACGCCCTCCGGACGGAGTTTCCTCAGCATTACCTTCAGGAGAGACAGAAGTGGGAGAAGAAAGAGGGTTTGGTCCGGAGGAACCAGGCTGATCTTCTCAGCCGTTTCCAGGAGGTTCTGCAACAGCTTCAGCTGGGTCGCGAGTTAGAGTCCCTCCCCAGGATCAATGTGCCTTCTTTGCCACAGGTCTCAATG gcTGACCTGATATTCAATCGGGTGATtcagtcactgccccccccttCATTCATGTCACCTCCTCATCCAAACCCAATGAATCGAAACCTCCCACCACAAAGACACCCAAACTTCTACCAAAACCAGCAGCAGCCCCCTCACCATCCCCAGCTTTATCAATGCTACCACCATGCACCACCTAACCTGCATTTCCAACCACCCTTCCAAACCCAGCACCAAGTCCAACTTCGCCTCCCACCCCAGCACCCACCACAACATCAGCCCCAGCCACACATGAGAGCTTCGCTGACGGTGACTCCCCTAGCCAGCCTCTCCCCTTCCCCTCCTTTTCAGCCAATCCACCCTGTTGCTCCATCCACGCCTCCTCCTGCCACTGCCCCTACCACCACCAACCCCACTGCTGCCACTGGCAAACTCGACAAGTTCCTTGATAAGCTCGGGACTCGATTCCCACAGTGCTCCAGGGCCCAGCTGAcgatgctgctgcagcaggtgaAGAGCTCCCGTGGTATGTTGGCTGGCATGCTAATGGAGGAGGTCATCGAGCAGGTGGGATTAAAGCTGGCAGAGAACCAAGCGTCTGCCCTGAGGCCCATCAGCCGGCCCACGCCAGCACCCACAGACCTCATCCACAGACTGACTCCACCTCTACAGAAAGCAGCGGCAGGTGGTGGTGGTCAGGCTGTCGGGCCCCGCAAACTCTGTCTGATGTGCCAGAACCATGTGGATCCAGAGAGCCACCACCCATTGAGCTGCTCACACATCATCCACAAAGACTGCATCAAGATGTGGCTGCAGTCCAGCAAGAACAACTCCTGTCCCTTCTGCATGTCCAGAAACGACTCTGTTCAGAACTGA